The proteins below are encoded in one region of Sporosarcina sp. FSL K6-1508:
- the istB gene encoding IS21-like element helper ATPase IstB, with protein MMQQTNYQQLLKNLEYLKLKQMVTYLDEVIDFGIHNQLSFIDTLIKLTNYEIDLREKNMVHAMVKVGAFPNLKEVKDFDFEFQPSLNPQQIQDFLTLRFIEGNENIVFLGPSGVGKTFLASAIGIAAAKKRTSTYFIKCHDLIQNLKRARLENRLESRLKHYTKYKLLIIDEIGYLPIDAEDAKLFFQLIDMRYEKRSTIFTTNVNFKSWDEVFQETKLANAILDRILHHATVVTIVGNSYRLKDHLAPEGE; from the coding sequence ATGATGCAGCAAACAAATTATCAACAGCTTCTGAAGAACTTGGAGTATTTGAAACTGAAACAAATGGTAACGTATTTAGACGAAGTCATCGACTTCGGTATCCACAATCAGCTGTCATTTATCGATACATTAATTAAACTGACAAACTATGAAATCGATTTACGTGAAAAAAACATGGTTCACGCGATGGTAAAAGTGGGTGCATTTCCAAATTTAAAAGAGGTAAAGGATTTTGATTTTGAATTCCAACCCTCGCTAAATCCACAGCAAATTCAAGATTTTCTTACGCTACGTTTTATTGAAGGGAACGAAAACATCGTATTTCTGGGACCTAGTGGAGTCGGAAAAACATTTTTGGCTTCAGCGATTGGCATCGCAGCCGCTAAAAAACGTACTAGCACTTACTTTATTAAATGTCATGACTTGATTCAGAACCTGAAGCGGGCCCGCTTAGAAAACCGTTTAGAAAGCCGCTTGAAACACTACACAAAGTATAAGTTACTCATAATCGATGAGATAGGCTATTTACCGATTGATGCGGAGGATGCAAAACTATTCTTCCAGCTGATAGATATGCGTTATGAAAAACGTAGCACAATCTTTACTACTAATGTTAACTTCAAATCCTGGGACGAGGTATTTCAGGAAACCAAGTTAGCAAATGCGATATTAGATCGTATTTTACATCACGCAACGGTGGTTACCATCGTTGGAAATTCTTATCGTTTGAAAGATCATCTAGCTCCAGAAGGTGAGTGA